The DNA region ATAAAATTTattgatgaatattatataaagcgaatatttttttcaaattaatcatagAAGTTTCAACTGTTTCCTCGCAAGACCGTTTTTTCCATCTTAGAAACTGGTCTGGATGTTAATTATCTTCAAAATATATATCGTTTAATTATAAAAGCCTTCTTTCTTTACAACATTATCCCTTTGAAATGCTCTACAAAAATCTAAGTAGACCGCTACAATATAAGATAATACTCTAGAAACTAGATGGCGGTTTCTGGTTGTGGTTCCTAACCACTGCCTTCCTGAGAGCCCAATACGATATTGTCACGAGGTGCAACGCTGTATTCCTTCGTTGTTTATAATTTTACatgtatttagttttaatttactttatggTGATTCATAATGCTTATTTAATCCTTTCAGATGGGCGCtggttcctggtttctaagccctcactccacaaacacagttgcgggcagatTTATTCCCTTGATTGCTTACTTTACTAATTAtgtagtttaactttactttttgttacttcaaaattttcATGTTAATTCACCTGTATTATCCctttatttgcaacaaaaataacCATGAATTCGGGAGGGCCCaaaaacacagttgcgggcacactacactgttTTTGAGGTCCAGAGctttatttctttaattgtttactctactcattatttattttaacataatgttacttcaaaatatcaattttaattcgtttctattatcccttttttgcaacaaaAATATCCATGAATTCGGGAGGATCCACAAACACGGTTGTGGGCACattacactgtttatgaggtgcaaagctttactcccctgattgtttactttactcattatttagtttaaatttatgttacttcaaaatatttattttatttcacctcTATTGTCCATTTTGTGCAACGAAAATAACCTTGAATTCGTGAGAGCcgactcttcttcctcttccgagACGTCGACGTGAATCAGCTGTGTCCAGCGGGACGTTTGTTTTGGCGTAACGACCGCGACAAGTTCCAACGAGTTCGTCTCCTTTTGAAAACGTCATGATGAGGGTCCTCCATTTCGCCTTGTTTGCCATTTCTCTGGCCCTCGGCGACGGTGCCATGTTTAGCTGGCTGTTCCAGAGTGCTAAAAGTGATAAGGATATAAACGGCAGTGGAGAAAAGGTTACTAATTCCGGTGGACCTTCCTCGAGTTACGGCGAAGGTGTCCATGTTGGAGGTGGgttaaattttctttcttatttttttaaggtttggCTTGATTAGGGAAACGATGGGATATAGGTATTTATAGGATTGCCATGTCTTTATCTACTTACAGCTTCATCACCTACAGTAGTTTtgcagtaacattttaaaataaaacttttgtaaACGGTTAGCTTAAGGTAGCTGACACCCGCATTACCATACATGGTTTTATTATTTACCTAGTAGTATACTAATGCCCATGTACTAACACCATTAATTATGTAAAACCAGGCAATATTTCAAATGGGGGTAGGCTGGTCAGTTTAAGATAGGCTATTTCCTTGTTCATATTTTTATGAGGAGAATATAAGGAACACGTACAATAACCCttatccctcccttccccccccccccccccgcccccccccccccccccaccgagcaACTGATTCATCACTTTGAAAAACAATTTGACTGAAGGTTTgcatatcttaaaaaaataacttttgttttaGCTGTTTCATGCAATTATTTTGTCTCCAGCATCATCTCTCTCATTCAGATGTCAGCACAGATGTCCTGGCCATCAACGTGCCATTTGAAGCTAGGTTGTCCGACGAGAAGTTTCTGACAGAGGCCACCAAGTACACGTCGTTACAGTTGTCCGAACTTGACAAGTGCCACCACCGAGTAAGTTCGCAGATTACGGCTCGATCTGTTTCTAGGCTACAGCATGGTGCAGAAGACCAAGGGTAAAATACAGAATGGCCGGCCTGTACCATACCtcaaccaccttcccgaaaaagtactttaatacaTCCTTTAACCAAGGTAGACATTAGTCATGAGCCAGCATCCAGTCATAATAGCAAAACCTCGAAACCTACTTTCCTATCGAAGTAAatgttttctcccaagtcacaaattaaggccataatttcctctggggggggggggggggggaaggtggtcATGCTACTGTAGAGGTGGCCACCAGgtggccatttggtattttacccaATTAGGCTATGGTGTCTTTTCTTGGTTGACATAGTTTTGTTtaggttttattgaaaaagtTTTGTATTCATTGTAAATTACTGTAGCTAATGCATAGTCTTAGAGTGCAGTGCAGTTTATTGTGAGTTTATTTGTAGTAATATGAAATCTATGTTATCTGTTATTCATTAAGTGAATGTGGTGTGCAAAATTTCCACTGTCCACTACCATTAGAGAAAGCGCCTCAgcgacgtggttggtatggtattagcgtcccacctcggtggtcgcgggtttgattctcggccattccattgaggagtgagagatgtgtatttctggtgatagaagttcactctcaacgtggttcggaagtcaggtaaagccattggtcctgttgctgaataaccactggttccatgcaactttaaagcaccatacaaacaaaacaaacaaacaaaataccatTAGAGGTTAATAGATGGATTATTTCTATGTATGATAATTATTGTACGTACTATGTACTTGTGCATGCATGATTGCAATTTAATCTCTTTCATAATGATACTCTAGTAGCTACTTGCAGGGAAGGCcttcatatttacaaaatattcttcTCATATCTATTTTATTCCATGTAGGTCATTCTAAGTCTGCAGACTTCATGTTATGACTTAACCAATGAAGAACTATCCAAAGTTGCAGTAAACCTTTTCAACTGCCAGTCTTACGCTGAAGGTCGTCCAGTGTATCCTTGCTCTTTCGATATGGTGAGCATTTTATTCATGTGACCATAGTATAAGGCCTCTTAAGAAATATGATTGGATAAGAATATGTTTTATGATAGTAATAATGCTTGTCTTCCTCCTATGCAGCAATAATACTTCCTTTGCTTAATCTTGAATCACCATTCTTTCACTTTTTGGCAAAAGGTTAAATAATATTTCATCCTCCATTCAGACCCTAGAAGAGTGCACCAAGAATATGGATCCCAATACTTGGAACGCTTATCATATTGTCTCCAACCGAGTCAGGGCAGTGTGCTATGCCACCCGACAAGAGCAATTTCGTGCCAAAACGGAATTGACTGTAAACAGACTCATGAATTCAGCTGAACAACAAGTTAGATCCATGAATGAATTACAGGTATGTTGATAATAACGAAGAAtgagtttttttaatgaaatgcacTAATAAAACTAACCacaaatatttttgttcataCACAAATAATACAGATGAAAGTAAAGTTACTTAAGATTACCTTAACTGATGGATTTTTATCCTAACatttctgtaatttcttaggataGGAAGATTGTAGCCTCAGTCTCATGACAACTTACAACCTCAAGTTAAACAAGTATACTTTTAGAATGCTGGTTCTGTATTCTATATAGTGTTTCCCCCATATTTGTGGGGGAATgcgaatttcccgcaaataatggggagatatggtccatagagaaatctgcgaatgttgacagcgcgaatacagggggtctaCTATATTACTTTAAACTTTGCCTTATGACAGTCAGTATTTTACTCATTAAAATTACTACCTGTAATATTTCTCTTATTACAACTGTAGTCATaaccatttgtttatttatggagTTCTATTTGTCCAACCTTCTCTAGGACGATGATAATTTAGAATGACGAAAAGCTTACAGAAGGGCTAAGAAATGTGTGCAAAAGTGAACCGTATTTTAGTTAAAATACTGCATCATTTCTAAAAGTTCTTTCTGCACTCAGGAGAGCCAGGAAGCTCTTGGGAAGGCAACATCCGAGACATTTGAATCTTTAAATGAAGGTCACGAGTATCTACGAAAACAGCAAAATCAGCTATCGGCAGCCCAACATACTATCCAGAGTTATGTCTCTTCCAATCTACGAGAGCTttacaaagaaaagagaataattgCAGCTGGGCAGAAGGAATTGGCTCATATTACAGAGTCAATTAAGAAAAAGTTAGGTATGTAATTGCTGTGCAATAAGTCAGTCATAATTTTGTAGTACACCCTGATATTTGCAAGGTATGGTAGAGAATTCTTCACATTAGGTACATAGTACTGTACCGAGTTCACCCCTTCACTTTTCTTACAGCAACCATGTAGCTTTTCCTTAACAAAAACTGTATCTAATAATAAATACTGTATAACTACTGTACTCTATAATTATCCTTCATTTTCAGCAGAAAAATTATCCATTGCTTTTCCCTACCCTAATTTTTAGATGATTCTTTTTGTAAATAGATGAAGCAAAAAGCCAGCTTTCGGTACAGGAGGAAAGCCAGAGAGATGCCCATAACCACATTCTTGAAGATCTCGCAGAAATACAAGAAGATGCTCGCCGAGTGTGGGAAAAACTGGGTGAGGTTTTTTCTCTCATAGTTGTCAAGGAAATTTTATGAaatgcagtagtagtagtagttatggaTCGAGGCAATGCCGCCTTTGCACGGCACCTCTTAATcttgagttttttgtttatttgttgagctcttttctttttttctcttttattccacatcaagtatatggtttcttttcttatttcattgttacgtgtaaatagaaattttccagctatgtcactttccttctcttcatagggttcctgtagccctattgctttaacacgttcttctctataagtacaacaatataagaggaaatgaaatatgtcttctactgtattatggcaaaaaggacaacaggtgttcttattctggtgcctttttgctatatttaaattaagagagttggttctggctttgaagagaagtACTGAACCAGTagaattatcataaatttcttcatcttttatatttcttaattttttatttctcttttccacattttatatatattcagtcactttattttccaagtctTATAAACTACTGATACTATAATTAGGCATTTACATGTGACTTCAGTTGGAATATAAAAGTGATGAGCATACCAGGATGGTTTTGCAGATGTGTGTGACATAAACATTCTTATTTCAGTGCTTCTTATGGGGTAAGACGTAAAATGAACTCTATTCACTCGCTTCTGTTCTGTACTATTTCTATCCAAATCCTTTCTCCTAGGTGTGTCCTTCAACTTCCATATCTACTGCTTTTCTGATCAACTATTCCTCATCCCCTTTCATGCTGTGCCCAAACCATCTCAAGCTTTGAGTACATTAGGGTAACAAGACACTGACTGACATTTCATTAAGTCTAAAGACTTGTCAGTAGTACAGTACTTTAACAAGGACTTTACCAAAACCCAGGAAGCTGTAAGTAATGAGTTTTTGTTTAGTCTTCATACTATATACAACCCAGAAAATGCctaattaaagaaaattacttGACTACGTGCCACGTATGTTATACAGTAATACTCGGTCAAATGACCTTCAACTGCATAAGTTTataagttatttttctttgttttaatactttATGCAATAGATAGTGAGAAATATCTGGTAACCAACTTATGAGAATAGAAATGATTTGTTTATAGTTTTCACTTAAGATTTTTGTAATCTTGATACTAATCAGTGCGTACCTAGGAAAATCGGTAAGAATGCTCGCATATTTAATATGAATATAACATACAGGGAAGAGACctttcagatttaaaaaaaaatttaaaggtttatattagTAATGTTTGAACATTGTTCTATATTACACTATTTTGCTtatgtgtgtttttctttttgccagaTGCCAGTACTTCAAACATTCTCATGAAACACGAAGAAACGATAGAAAGGTTTAGTCGCCTGGCACAAGACCTTCGGGACATGAATGACACCGTTCATCACCTGATGGATATTCTGCACGCAACAAGAGGTGCAGTTGAAGACAAGTTGTCGTGGATTTCCACGCTTGTCGGTGGCACAGACAACACTGTACAAAAAGTGTACAGCTGTATTCTACACATTGCATACTTTTTAATTGGCATGTTGGCTGCAAGTTTTCTTCAGGTGATTAGGCTACATTGTTTTCTGAAATTGTTCATAATTCTGCACTTGTGGGTTAAGGAGAGTttttatccagaattataaatatGTTAGAAACAAACTAATGAGAAGGAATAGCTTTCaaagttttgaatttaaaaatgatGACAATGCAGAGATTTTATCAGGAATTGCATCATAAATGCATATCTATCAGAAAAAGACAAGTGGAGcattatatttttaaagtttgaaCTCTATATGAAGTGTATAAGAGAAGTCTTGCCTTCTACATGACACGCTCATTTTCAGGTACCATACTTGACACGTGTTGTACTGGTTGTGTTAGTTCCACTGAATGCTATGTCAGAAATAAAGCATGAAAGCAGTTTGCAGTTTTCTACTCTGACTACAGTTTTGGCTCTCTGTGTCCTAAGTAAGTAACAGTTTCATTATTTGCATGTGGATAtgagaaattgaaattatttaaattttttcatccttGCAAAacatgtttacttttatttttttttattttatccagtTAATTTGTTGGCTACCCTCCTTATGGGGTTCTTTCGGAAGAAGGAAGGGCACTCCTCAATCAGGGATGCCGTTCTACACTGTCTGAAGTGTGAACTAAAGGGTTCACCATCAGATTCTGTAATCACGGTTAATGGAAATGCATGTACAAGTAACCTTCTTTCAAGCACCACGTGAGTAGACAATATAtcaggtgttttttttatatatatataagttgcttTTTGTATTTCATGTTAGGCCTATTCGTACTTCCTGAAGAATCACAAGGTTTCAGCTCTTGGGAATTGTAACTATTAATAAACTAGTGCTTAGTTTACCATTTGATTTATCCAAGTtcttactgtacataattaattAGTGTTTATTATCAGAAAAGGATTTTCTAGATATTTTTTGGCCCACACACTTTAGCAGAGGGCATATCTAAACTCTGGTCTAGTTAGATGCCATGTATGAAGAAATGTATTTGATTATTGTCTTCCAGAATCATGACTAGTACACCCCCATCTAAGCAGAACAGTGTCGATCATTCTTCCAACACAAGTAATGCTGACTATTCAAGTGATGAAGAGGAACTGCTCAAACCTGTCCCAAAAGAGAATCCAGCTGGATTTCTAAGGAGGAGGTGAGGCACATGACATGAGGTTAAATGTAGTCTTTATTAAGGTACTCTTCACAGTGACATACTTTACCATAATATTTCTGTGAACTAAGTTTGGCATGACTATTTTTTCTAACCTTATTCTTTTGGTAACTTCATTGGATTTTACATTtgagcaccatacaaacaaacaaacaaa from Macrobrachium nipponense isolate FS-2020 chromosome 36, ASM1510439v2, whole genome shotgun sequence includes:
- the LOC135203755 gene encoding protein brambleberry-like; protein product: MMRVLHFALFAISLALGDGAMFSWLFQSAKSDKDINGSGEKVTNSGGPSSSYGEGVHVGDVSTDVLAINVPFEARLSDEKFLTEATKYTSLQLSELDKCHHRVILSLQTSCYDLTNEELSKVAVNLFNCQSYAEGRPVYPCSFDMTLEECTKNMDPNTWNAYHIVSNRVRAVCYATRQEQFRAKTELTVNRLMNSAEQQVRSMNELQESQEALGKATSETFESLNEGHEYLRKQQNQLSAAQHTIQSYVSSNLRELYKEKRIIAAGQKELAHITESIKKKLDEAKSQLSVQEESQRDAHNHILEDLAEIQEDARRVWEKLDASTSNILMKHEETIERFSRLAQDLRDMNDTVHHLMDILHATRGAVEDKLSWISTLVGGTDNTVQKVYSCILHIAYFLIGMLAASFLQVPYLTRVVLVVLVPLNAMSEIKHESSLQFSTLTTVLALCVLINLLATLLMGFFRKKEGHSSIRDAVLHCLKCELKGSPSDSVITVNGNACTSNLLSSTTIMTSTPPSKQNSVDHSSNTSNADYSSDEEELLKPVPKENPAGFLRRRIFGNSLLCSTEKSMVGSPVETKESVTSLLDCQNNNSKTHSDSLENEKAISSVRRHLLEHLESTRPPSHNLSFSLRSSSRKSTPVRETPSSSRSGTPCRSMTPKKLCAAACKNGQLCRNPAGNDSFYCHRHETSSILS